From the Butyrivibrio fibrisolvens genome, one window contains:
- a CDS encoding DUF4317 family protein: MNRSELLEIKKRFKFKDCSFSGMAYAVFDNEGKEIEGADSTRFLTLDDDEQKKYISLISKAYSSAGGAFAEDVTVIGDDARLLTALAQSDIPDAGLVRAWAQQIIDNYDADGEFALLVFSDAYDVPAKDTGKNKTGESEEVYNYIAACICPFKPAKGGIMKTADNKLHASDVIKVLGNPVAGFMYPSFNDRSSDYDNMLCVVKNDPERNMIRGIYAADVPDYVKPQPKKKDKGNTEDDGLTTLAGEQSEDAFATADGYGLYQEQGISQSEGVDTSIRQNSDVEIQTRPENFGENIETLTEKAMQEKLREEAMMEEESEQVFEGLNNFHKDQVVLPEDKIIERDVNGRKFFLVPESLIPYDKLKALLDSLMNEA; encoded by the coding sequence GTGAACAGATCAGAACTTTTAGAGATTAAGAAGAGATTTAAATTTAAGGATTGCTCATTTAGTGGCATGGCATATGCTGTTTTTGATAATGAGGGCAAGGAGATAGAAGGCGCTGACTCTACCCGCTTTCTAACACTTGATGACGATGAACAGAAGAAGTATATATCTCTTATAAGCAAAGCCTATTCATCAGCAGGCGGAGCCTTTGCAGAGGATGTAACAGTAATAGGCGATGATGCAAGACTCCTTACAGCACTGGCTCAGTCTGATATCCCTGATGCAGGACTTGTTAGAGCCTGGGCACAGCAGATCATAGACAACTATGACGCAGACGGCGAATTCGCCCTTTTGGTATTCTCAGATGCCTATGACGTACCCGCTAAGGATACAGGCAAGAACAAGACCGGAGAATCTGAAGAAGTCTATAACTATATAGCTGCTTGCATATGTCCCTTTAAGCCTGCCAAGGGAGGCATCATGAAAACAGCTGACAATAAGCTCCATGCATCCGATGTTATCAAGGTTCTTGGTAATCCTGTTGCAGGATTTATGTATCCTTCATTTAATGACAGATCATCTGACTACGACAATATGCTCTGCGTAGTCAAGAATGACCCTGAGCGAAATATGATACGCGGTATATACGCAGCAGATGTCCCTGATTATGTCAAACCGCAGCCTAAGAAAAAAGATAAAGGAAACACTGAAGATGACGGCCTTACAACTCTGGCAGGAGAGCAGTCAGAAGATGCCTTTGCTACAGCAGATGGATACGGACTATATCAGGAGCAGGGTATAAGCCAGTCTGAAGGCGTTGATACATCAATTCGTCAGAATAGTGATGTAGAGATTCAAACAAGACCTGAAAACTTTGGAGAGAATATCGAAACTCTCACAGAGAAGGCTATGCAGGAAAAGCTTCGCGAAGAAGCAATGATGGAAGAAGAAAGTGAACAGGTATTTGAAGGCCTGAATAACTTCCACAAAGATCAGGTAGTCCTTCCTGAAGATAAGATCATAGAGCGTGATGTTAATGGACGCAAGTTCTTCCTTGTGCCGGAATCACTTATTCCATATGACAAGCTTAAAGCGCTTCTTGATTCTCTTATGAACGAAGCGTAA
- a CDS encoding AraC family transcriptional regulator, with protein MSNRTFSGANAITEEERYMNPIRPQPYIGGTGTSYDGTYEYVDYLPGTMVRIWYTSKQECFGLHYHQPLEIVQCERGYYISTIQGVEYKICPGDILIIPSKMIHTLFPMNDCRGYVHLLDPSIINDIRSTALIKDILDKPIHIKSETDPVLAENIGSILYMMHDAYFGSNSLRELIVYSYLLQILEKVGNSLLAGALPDQKDYQNSAKELVKYNKALNEVCEYLSSHYSEHLSLEEVSEKFGFSTCYFSRIFKEYTNTGFKEYVHTCRIKHSKELLTKTDLSINEISAKVGFETAQSFNRVFLKKTGNTPSGYRKLYKMKTV; from the coding sequence ATGTCTAATAGAACTTTTTCCGGCGCAAATGCCATAACTGAAGAAGAAAGATATATGAATCCCATCCGTCCGCAGCCGTATATAGGCGGAACAGGGACAAGTTATGATGGAACATATGAATATGTAGACTATCTTCCGGGGACCATGGTTCGCATATGGTACACCTCCAAGCAGGAATGCTTCGGACTGCACTATCATCAGCCCCTTGAGATCGTCCAGTGCGAAAGGGGATATTATATCAGCACTATACAGGGTGTTGAATACAAGATATGTCCGGGGGATATCCTGATAATCCCCAGCAAGATGATCCATACTCTCTTTCCTATGAATGATTGCAGAGGTTATGTGCATCTTCTGGATCCGTCGATCATCAATGATATCAGAAGTACTGCCCTTATCAAGGACATCCTGGACAAGCCTATACATATAAAGTCAGAGACTGATCCTGTTCTTGCAGAGAATATAGGATCCATATTGTATATGATGCATGATGCATACTTTGGATCCAATTCACTTAGAGAGCTTATTGTGTACTCATATCTTCTGCAGATACTTGAGAAAGTAGGCAACAGCCTCTTGGCAGGAGCTCTGCCTGATCAGAAAGATTATCAAAACAGCGCCAAAGAACTTGTAAAATACAACAAGGCGCTAAACGAAGTATGTGAGTACCTGTCATCGCATTACAGTGAGCATCTAAGTCTTGAGGAAGTGTCCGAGAAGTTCGGATTCTCGACATGTTATTTTTCAAGAATATTCAAAGAGTATACCAATACCGGTTTTAAAGAATATGTACATACTTGTCGGATCAAACATTCAAAAGAGCTTCTAACCAAAACCGATCTTAGTATAAATGAAATTTCTGCAAAGGTAGGATTTGAAACAGCCCAGTCTTTTAACAGAGTGTTCCTTAAAAAGACAGGCAACACACCATCAGGATATCGCAAACTATACAAAATGAAGACAGTCTAA
- a CDS encoding ABC transporter permease subunit gives MFKNKREKRAFVNFLLIAPFIVLTLIFCYYPLYGWVYAFFDYRPPRPMTIESFVGLKWFKSMVESPVKVQQILGVLRNTFVMSGITLSTSWIPMLFAVFLNEIRNTRFRKFVQTATTLPNFISWVLVYSIAFSLFNSTGMMNSFLQGLGIIKEPILFLQSSNHVWLTQWLWLTWKNLGWAAIMYISAISSIDEEMYEAARVDGANRWKIIWTITIPNLLPTFFVLLMINIGNFLSNGMEQFYVFQNAFNKEYIQVLDLYVFNLAMGSGSYSISVAISMLKSIISLALLFFANGVSKMVRGESIL, from the coding sequence ATGTTCAAAAACAAACGTGAGAAAAGGGCTTTTGTAAATTTTTTACTTATAGCACCTTTTATAGTTCTAACTTTGATCTTTTGCTATTACCCGCTATATGGATGGGTATATGCATTCTTTGATTACAGACCGCCAAGGCCTATGACAATCGAGAGCTTTGTCGGACTTAAGTGGTTCAAATCCATGGTAGAGTCTCCGGTCAAGGTTCAGCAGATCCTGGGAGTACTTAGAAATACCTTCGTAATGAGTGGAATCACTCTTTCTACATCATGGATCCCTATGCTCTTTGCAGTATTTCTCAATGAGATCAGAAATACAAGATTCAGAAAGTTCGTTCAGACAGCAACGACTCTTCCTAACTTCATAAGCTGGGTTCTTGTATATTCAATAGCTTTTTCACTTTTTAACAGCACAGGTATGATGAACTCATTCCTCCAGGGACTTGGGATCATCAAGGAGCCGATCCTCTTCCTCCAGTCATCCAACCATGTATGGTTAACTCAGTGGTTATGGCTTACCTGGAAGAATCTTGGATGGGCAGCCATCATGTATATATCTGCAATCTCAAGCATAGATGAAGAGATGTATGAAGCTGCGAGAGTTGACGGAGCCAACAGATGGAAGATCATCTGGACTATAACTATCCCGAACCTGCTTCCAACATTCTTCGTACTACTTATGATCAATATCGGTAATTTCCTTTCAAACGGTATGGAGCAGTTCTACGTATTCCAGAACGCTTTCAACAAAGAATATATCCAGGTGCTTGACCTTTATGTATTCAACCTTGCGATGGGAAGCGGAAGTTACTCTATCTCAGTTGCCATCAGTATGCTCAAGAGTATCATAAGCCTTGCACTTTTGTTCTTTGCTAATGGTGTATCCAAGATGGTCAGAGGCGAAAGCATACTGTAA
- a CDS encoding carbohydrate ABC transporter permease codes for MEKTGKSTKNKMHRTTGDIVLEVCCYIFFIFAVIVCIYPFYYIIINTISANDLSQRGVILFWPQQIHLHNYASVLRVDGLFQATKISVLRTAIGALLTVSASSYLGYMFAQRYMWAKKFWYRLVVATMYFNAGIIPWFLTMKNLHLTNNFLGYILPVIVSPFFIILTKTFVEGIPGELSEAAELDGAGVLKTFFHVMLPVMKPIMATIAIFAAVNQWNAFQDTLLLVTETRLYSLQFLLYQYLNQASSLSSLANNSSSSSLAAAAATMQTATSIRMTITVIVVIPIMLVYPIFQRYFVKGIMIGAVKG; via the coding sequence ATGGAAAAAACCGGTAAGAGCACCAAAAACAAAATGCACAGAACAACAGGCGATATAGTTCTTGAAGTGTGCTGCTACATATTCTTCATATTCGCAGTTATTGTGTGTATATACCCTTTTTATTACATCATTATAAATACTATAAGCGCCAATGACTTAAGCCAAAGGGGTGTGATCCTCTTTTGGCCACAGCAGATACACCTTCACAACTATGCAAGTGTACTTAGGGTTGACGGCCTCTTCCAGGCAACTAAGATATCAGTTTTAAGAACAGCCATAGGAGCGCTTCTCACAGTATCTGCTTCATCATATCTTGGTTATATGTTCGCTCAGAGATACATGTGGGCCAAGAAGTTCTGGTACAGACTTGTTGTAGCAACCATGTATTTCAATGCAGGTATCATCCCATGGTTTCTTACAATGAAGAACCTTCACCTTACCAATAACTTCCTGGGATACATACTTCCTGTTATTGTATCTCCCTTCTTCATCATTCTTACCAAGACCTTCGTAGAAGGAATTCCGGGAGAGCTTTCAGAAGCGGCAGAGCTTGACGGAGCAGGCGTACTTAAGACCTTCTTCCATGTAATGCTTCCTGTTATGAAACCTATCATGGCTACTATCGCCATATTCGCGGCAGTTAACCAGTGGAATGCATTCCAGGATACACTCCTTCTTGTCACTGAGACAAGACTTTACAGCTTACAGTTCCTTCTGTATCAGTACCTGAATCAGGCAAGTTCACTGTCATCACTTGCCAACAACTCAAGCTCAAGTTCACTTGCTGCAGCTGCAGCTACTATGCAGACAGCAACCAGCATCCGTATGACAATTACAGTTATTGTAGTAATTCCTATCATGTTGGTATACCCGATATTCCAGAGATATTTTGTAAAGGGTATCATGATTGGTGCTGTTAAGGGCTGA